The following coding sequences are from one Musa acuminata AAA Group cultivar baxijiao chromosome BXJ1-6, Cavendish_Baxijiao_AAA, whole genome shotgun sequence window:
- the LOC135677148 gene encoding uncharacterized protein LOC135677148 isoform X1, with product MRRFATTLVLVSLCFFFVFPCCRAQRGRPRLLERFARPGNRARAYQYEERYFRQSLDHFSFADLPPFDQRYLIANTGAWARPAGPIFFYCGNEGDIEWFAANTGFVWDIAPRFSALVVFAEHRYYGKSMPYGSKEKAYKNAESLSYLTTEQALADFSALLTDLKRNLSSEESPVVLFGGSYGGMLAAWMRLKYPHIAIGALASSAPILQFEDIVPPDTFYDLVSNDFKRESLSCFEAIKESWKVLETQGEDNDGLLKLSRDFRLCHHRNLNNTEELSDWLSSAYSYLAMVDYPYPSDFMMPLPANPIKEVCRKIDNYLDGTNVLERIFAGVSIYYNYTGNVDCFDLEDDPHGLSGWNWQACTEMVMPMSSSQDSSMFPAYDFDYAAYQDQCLQDYGVRPRPRWITTEFGGHDIKTALKKFGSNIIFSNGLLDPWSGGSVLQNVSESIIALVTELGAHHIDLRASTKEDPDWLVEQRNTEIILIKGWLYDYYQEKASYYIL from the exons atGAGGAGGTTCGCCACCACTCTCGTCCTCGTCTCTCTttgcttcttcttcgtcttccccTGTTGTCGGGCGCAGAGGGGGAGGCCGCGGTTGCTGGAGCGGTTCGCGCGGCCCGGCAACCGCGCGCGGGCGTACCAGTACGAGGAACGCTACTTCCGGCAGTCGCTGGACCACTTCAGCTTCGCCGACCTCCCGCCCTTCGACCAGCGCTACCTCATCGCAAACACCGGCGCGTGGGCCCGCCCCGCTGGCCCCATCTTCTTCTACTGCGGCAACGAGGGCGACATCGAGTGGTTCGCTGCTAACACCGGCTTCGTCTGGGACATCGCCCCCCGCTTCTCCGCCCTCGTCGTCTTCGCCGAG CACCGGTACTATGGGAAGTCAATGCCCTATGGCAGTAAAGAAAAAGCATACAAGAATGCTGAGTCTCTGTCTTACCTTACAACTGAGCAAGCACTTGCCGACTTTTCAGCATTGCTTACCGACCTGAAACGTAATTTGTCATCAGAAGAAAGCCCAGTGGTCTTATTTGGTGGTTCCTATGGGGGAA TGTTGGCTGCTTGGATGAGGCTGAAGTACCCGCATATTGCCATAGGTGCACTTGCTTCCTCTGCCCCCATTCTTCAGTTTGAAGACATCGTTCCACCCGATACATTCTATGATCTCGTCTCCAACGATTTTAAA CGTGAAAGTTTGAGCTGCTTTGAAGCTATAAAGGAGTCTTGGAAGGTACTCGAAACTCAAGGGGAGGATAATGATGGTCTGCTCAAACTCAGCAGAGATTTTCGCTTGTGCCA TCACAGGAACCTCAACAATACTGAGGAACTTTCAGACTGGTTGAGTTCTGCCTACAGCTATCTTGCTATGGTGGACTACCCATACCCTTCTGACTTTATGATGCCATTGCCTGCAAACCCAATAAAGGAG GTATGCAGAAAAATTGATAATTATCTTGATGGAACTAATGTCTTGGAACGCATTTTTGCTGGAGTAAGCATCTATTACAACTACACAGGAAATGTCGATTGCTTTGACTTGGAGGATGACCCTCATGGTTTGAGTGGTTGGAACTGGCAG GCTTGCACAGAGATGGTTATGCCTATGTCGAGCAGCCAAGACAGTAGCATGTTTCCAGCATATGATTTTGATTATGCTGCATATCAAGATCAGTGTTTACAGGATTATGGTGTCAGACCAAGGCCTCGATGGATCACAACTGAGTTTGGGGGTCAC GATATTAAGACGGCATTGAAGAAATTTGGCAGTAACATCATCTTCTCAAATGGATTATTGGATCCTTGGAGCGGTGGCAG TGTTTTGCAGAACGTATCCGAGAGTATCATAGCACTTGTAACCGAGCTAG GGGCGCATCATATCGATTTGCGTGCTTCAACCAAGGAGGATCCTGACTGGTTAGTGGAACAGAGGAATACAGAAATCATTCTTATCAAAGGTTGGCTATATGATTATTATCAGGAGAAAGCATCCTACTATATATTGTAG
- the LOC135677148 gene encoding uncharacterized protein LOC135677148 isoform X2 yields MRRFATTLVLVSLCFFFVFPCCRAQRGRPRLLERFARPGNRARAYQYEERYFRQSLDHFSFADLPPFDQRYLIANTGAWARPAGPIFFYCGNEGDIEWFAANTGFVWDIAPRFSALVVFAEHRYYGKSMPYGSKEKAYKNAESLSYLTTEQALADFSALLTDLKRNLSSEESPVVLFGGSYGGMLAAWMRLKYPHIAIGALASSAPILQFEDIVPPDTFYDLVSNDFKRESLSCFEAIKESWKVLETQGEDNDGLLKLSRDFRLCQNLNNTEELSDWLSSAYSYLAMVDYPYPSDFMMPLPANPIKEVCRKIDNYLDGTNVLERIFAGVSIYYNYTGNVDCFDLEDDPHGLSGWNWQACTEMVMPMSSSQDSSMFPAYDFDYAAYQDQCLQDYGVRPRPRWITTEFGGHDIKTALKKFGSNIIFSNGLLDPWSGGSVLQNVSESIIALVTELGAHHIDLRASTKEDPDWLVEQRNTEIILIKGWLYDYYQEKASYYIL; encoded by the exons atGAGGAGGTTCGCCACCACTCTCGTCCTCGTCTCTCTttgcttcttcttcgtcttccccTGTTGTCGGGCGCAGAGGGGGAGGCCGCGGTTGCTGGAGCGGTTCGCGCGGCCCGGCAACCGCGCGCGGGCGTACCAGTACGAGGAACGCTACTTCCGGCAGTCGCTGGACCACTTCAGCTTCGCCGACCTCCCGCCCTTCGACCAGCGCTACCTCATCGCAAACACCGGCGCGTGGGCCCGCCCCGCTGGCCCCATCTTCTTCTACTGCGGCAACGAGGGCGACATCGAGTGGTTCGCTGCTAACACCGGCTTCGTCTGGGACATCGCCCCCCGCTTCTCCGCCCTCGTCGTCTTCGCCGAG CACCGGTACTATGGGAAGTCAATGCCCTATGGCAGTAAAGAAAAAGCATACAAGAATGCTGAGTCTCTGTCTTACCTTACAACTGAGCAAGCACTTGCCGACTTTTCAGCATTGCTTACCGACCTGAAACGTAATTTGTCATCAGAAGAAAGCCCAGTGGTCTTATTTGGTGGTTCCTATGGGGGAA TGTTGGCTGCTTGGATGAGGCTGAAGTACCCGCATATTGCCATAGGTGCACTTGCTTCCTCTGCCCCCATTCTTCAGTTTGAAGACATCGTTCCACCCGATACATTCTATGATCTCGTCTCCAACGATTTTAAA CGTGAAAGTTTGAGCTGCTTTGAAGCTATAAAGGAGTCTTGGAAGGTACTCGAAACTCAAGGGGAGGATAATGATGGTCTGCTCAAACTCAGCAGAGATTTTCGCTTGTGCCA GAACCTCAACAATACTGAGGAACTTTCAGACTGGTTGAGTTCTGCCTACAGCTATCTTGCTATGGTGGACTACCCATACCCTTCTGACTTTATGATGCCATTGCCTGCAAACCCAATAAAGGAG GTATGCAGAAAAATTGATAATTATCTTGATGGAACTAATGTCTTGGAACGCATTTTTGCTGGAGTAAGCATCTATTACAACTACACAGGAAATGTCGATTGCTTTGACTTGGAGGATGACCCTCATGGTTTGAGTGGTTGGAACTGGCAG GCTTGCACAGAGATGGTTATGCCTATGTCGAGCAGCCAAGACAGTAGCATGTTTCCAGCATATGATTTTGATTATGCTGCATATCAAGATCAGTGTTTACAGGATTATGGTGTCAGACCAAGGCCTCGATGGATCACAACTGAGTTTGGGGGTCAC GATATTAAGACGGCATTGAAGAAATTTGGCAGTAACATCATCTTCTCAAATGGATTATTGGATCCTTGGAGCGGTGGCAG TGTTTTGCAGAACGTATCCGAGAGTATCATAGCACTTGTAACCGAGCTAG GGGCGCATCATATCGATTTGCGTGCTTCAACCAAGGAGGATCCTGACTGGTTAGTGGAACAGAGGAATACAGAAATCATTCTTATCAAAGGTTGGCTATATGATTATTATCAGGAGAAAGCATCCTACTATATATTGTAG